One Esox lucius isolate fEsoLuc1 chromosome 1, fEsoLuc1.pri, whole genome shotgun sequence genomic region harbors:
- the LOC105023578 gene encoding olfactory receptor 2AT4-like, translating to MASTGVCSKLDYITSSTFILNTGVPQGCVLRPLLYSLVTNDCFPVHSSNTIIKFSDDTTVVVVTHFLFVGGERGLNKFYLELAVLLLVVYLMVLIGNLIIFTLVVTDPKLHTAMYIFLSNLSLIDIGITTSVLPKMISVCLWNDVTISYSACFFQMYVYLSFQTVEVLLLCFMAYDRYVAICNPLLYSSIITKRVCALLATAAWVVGLCLPAFSVIYASQMPYCSNKIHFWFCDHPPVVSLSCWDTTILIDVGIICAFIAIYLPLTVIVWSYYRIIVAVCKIVSSEGRMKAFSTCSSHLIIVLTFYFIHSCIYISAKYERVHCNVLILISIVNSFLTPVMNPILYSLRNEEIKAALRKLCSGKVGSYGE from the exons ATGGCATCCACGGGCGTGTGTTCAAA GTTAGACTACATCACCTCGTCCACCTttatcctgaacactggtgttccacaaggctgtgtgttgAGGCCGCTCCTGTACTCCCTTGTCACCAATGACTGctttcctgtacacagttccaacaccatcatcaagttTTCAGATGACACCACGGTGGTGG TTGTGACTCACTTCCTCTTCGTTGGGGGTGAAAGAGGGCTGAACAAATTCTACCTTGAGCTTGCCGTCTTACTACTGGTGGTCTACCTGATGGTCCTAATTGGAAACCTGATCATTTTTACCCTAGTGGTGACAGACCCCAAGCTACACACTGCCATGTACATTTTCCTCAGCAACTTGTCTCTCATAGACATAGGAATCACAACCAGTGTTCTCCCTAAGATGAtatcagtgtgtttgtggaatGATGTAACTATCTCTTACTCAGCGTGTTTCTTTCAGATGTATGTGTACTTGTCATTTCAAACTGTGGAAGTTCTTCTGCTGTGTTTCATGGCCTATGACCGTTATGTCGCCATATGTAATCCTTTGCTCTACAGCAGCATTATTACTAAGAGAGTATGTGCTCTACTGGCTACAGCAGCATGGGTCGTTGGACTTTGTTTACCTGCTTTCAGTGTAATTTATGCATCACAAATGCCCTACTGTAGCAATAAGATACATTTCTGGTTCTGTGACCATCCTCCTGTAGTCTCGCTGTCCTGTTGGGATACAACCATTCTTATTGATGTGGGTATTATCTGTGCTTTCATAGCAATCTATTTGCCATTAACTGTCATTGTTTGGTCCTACTACAgaatcattgttgctgtctgcaAGATTGTGTCTTCAGAGGGACGTATGAAAGCTTTTTCTACCTGCTCCTCACATCTCATTATTGTCCTCACCTTCTACTTCATTCACTCCTGCATCTACATCAGTGCTAAATATGAACGTGTTCACTGTAATGTTCTCATCTTAATATCTATTGTAAACAGTTTTCTGACCCCTGTTATGAATCCTATCCTGTACAGTCTTAGAAACGAAGAGATAAAGGCAGCTCTGCGAAAGCTCTGTTCTGGTAAAGTTGGCTCTTATGGTGAATAA
- the chrna10a gene encoding neuronal acetylcholine receptor subunit alpha-10a isoform X1 has product MKLCGIGAILAFILCLNIIPVCWSAHGRYAQKLLTDLFTNYTSALRPVDDTENILNVTLQITLSQIIDMDERNQILTAYLWIRQVWIDSYLTWNKDDYDGLDTIRIPSSYVWRPDIVLYNNADSHFTGSMDTNVVIRHDGQIMWDSPAITKSSCKVDVSFFPFDAQQCRFTYGSWTYNGNQMDLQNAMEQADLADLVENVEWEVLGMPAKRNIVLYGCCADPYPDVTYTLQLKRKASFYVFNLLIPCVMISFLAPLGFYLPADSGEKVSLGVTVMLALTVFQLLVAEIMPPSENVPLIGKYYIATMTMITASTALTIFIMNIHHCGPDAKPVPKWAKIFILQYMARVCFVYEVGENCMSFQPENQDSPPPPSPPPQRSNNCTMNGEAVREELMLKLESGQGGMTPKITEENEDQLKSPTGSMEGIPTNQNSAWNNGMFMTIGCGNSPGADVSRRSRKGGVSDGVEGRSGTEEACKTQCISEQQQLLWNIGYIANYYRDTRATAKRTGEWKKVAKVLDRFFMWIFFIMVFSMSLLIMGKAV; this is encoded by the exons TCTGTTGGAGTGCTCATGGCAGATATGCCCAGAAGCTGCTGACTGATTTGTTCACAAACTACACCAGTGCCCTGAGACCTGTAGATGACACAGAAAACATCCTTAATGTCACCTTGCAGATCACGCTCTCACAGATCATTGACATG GATGAGCGTAACCAGATTCTGACAGCATATTTATGGATACGACAGGTGTGGATAGACTCCTACCTCACATGGAATAAAGATGATTATGATGGACTTGATACCATCCGCATACCTAGTAGTTATGTATGGAGACCTGATATAGTCCTATATAACAA TGCGGATAGCCATTTCACAGGCTCCATGGACACTAATGTAGTTATCCGCCATGACGGTCAGATCATGTGGGATTCCCCGGCCATCACCAAGAGCTCCTGTAAAGTCGACGTATCCTTCTTCCCCTTCGACGCCCAGCAGTGCAGGTTCACATATGGCTCATGGACATACAACGGTAACCAGATGGATCTCCAGAACGCCATGGAACAAGCTGATCTGGCAGACCTGGTGGAGAATGTGGAATGGGAG GTGCTGGGGATGCCTGCCAAGAGGAACATCGTTCTCTATGGCTGCTGCGCTGATCCTTACCCTGATGTGACCTACACCCTCCAACTTAAAAGGAAGGCTTCCTTCTATGTGTTCAATCTACTCATCCCTTGTGTGATGATCTCCTTCCTGGCCCCTCTGGGCTTCTACCTGCCGGCTGACTCTGGGGAAAAGGTGTCCCTGGGAGTCACTGTCATGCTGGCTCTGACCGTGTTTCAGCTTCTCGTCGCTGAAATCATGCCTCCGTCAGAGAACGTGCCACTTATTG GAAAGTACTACATAGCTACCATGACCATGATAACGGCCTCCACGGCACTGACCATCTTCATCATGAACATCCATCACTGTGGCCCAGACGCCAAGCCCGTTCCCAAATGGGCTAAGATCTTCATTCTCCAGTACATGGCTAGGGTGTGCTTTGTGTATGAAGTAGGGGAGAACTGCATGTCTTTCCAACCTGAGAATCAGGACTCTCCACCACCACCTTCGCCTCCACCCCAGAGGAGCAACAACTGCACCATGAATGGAGAGGCTGTCCGAGAGGAATTGATGCTGAAACTGGAAAGTGGTCAAGGCGGCATGACCCCGAAAATAACTGAGGAGAACGAAGATCAGTTAAAGAGCCCCACCGGCTCTATGGAGGGGATCCCCACCAACCAGAACAGCGCCTGGAACAACGGCATGTTCATGACAATTGGCTGTGGAAACTCACCAGGTGCTGATGTCTCCAGGAGGAGCAGAAAGGGAGGTGTGAGCGACGGGGTGGAAGGGAGAAGCGGAACAGAAGAGGCGTGTAAGACCCAATGCATCTCTGAGCAGCAGCAACTCCTGTGGAATATTGGGTACATTGCTAACTACTACAGAGATACGAGAGCCACAGCGAAAAGGACTGGggagtggaagaaggtggcaaAAGTGTTAGACCGCTTCTTCATGTGGATCTTTTTCATCATGGTGTTTTCAATGAGCCTGCTCATCATGGGGAAAGCCGTCTAA
- the chrna10a gene encoding neuronal acetylcholine receptor subunit alpha-10a isoform X3 produces the protein MDTNVVIRHDGQIMWDSPAITKSSCKVDVSFFPFDAQQCRFTYGSWTYNGNQMDLQNAMEQADLADLVENVEWEVLGMPAKRNIVLYGCCADPYPDVTYTLQLKRKASFYVFNLLIPCVMISFLAPLGFYLPADSGEKVSLGVTVMLALTVFQLLVAEIMPPSENVPLIGKYYIATMTMITASTALTIFIMNIHHCGPDAKPVPKWAKIFILQYMARVCFVYEVGENCMSFQPENQDSPPPPSPPPQRSNNCTMNGEAVREELMLKLESGQGGMTPKITEENEDQLKSPTGSMEGIPTNQNSAWNNGMFMTIGCGNSPGADVSRRSRKGGVSDGVEGRSGTEEACKTQCISEQQQLLWNIGYIANYYRDTRATAKRTGEWKKVAKVLDRFFMWIFFIMVFSMSLLIMGKAV, from the exons ATGGACACTAATGTAGTTATCCGCCATGACGGTCAGATCATGTGGGATTCCCCGGCCATCACCAAGAGCTCCTGTAAAGTCGACGTATCCTTCTTCCCCTTCGACGCCCAGCAGTGCAGGTTCACATATGGCTCATGGACATACAACGGTAACCAGATGGATCTCCAGAACGCCATGGAACAAGCTGATCTGGCAGACCTGGTGGAGAATGTGGAATGGGAG GTGCTGGGGATGCCTGCCAAGAGGAACATCGTTCTCTATGGCTGCTGCGCTGATCCTTACCCTGATGTGACCTACACCCTCCAACTTAAAAGGAAGGCTTCCTTCTATGTGTTCAATCTACTCATCCCTTGTGTGATGATCTCCTTCCTGGCCCCTCTGGGCTTCTACCTGCCGGCTGACTCTGGGGAAAAGGTGTCCCTGGGAGTCACTGTCATGCTGGCTCTGACCGTGTTTCAGCTTCTCGTCGCTGAAATCATGCCTCCGTCAGAGAACGTGCCACTTATTG GAAAGTACTACATAGCTACCATGACCATGATAACGGCCTCCACGGCACTGACCATCTTCATCATGAACATCCATCACTGTGGCCCAGACGCCAAGCCCGTTCCCAAATGGGCTAAGATCTTCATTCTCCAGTACATGGCTAGGGTGTGCTTTGTGTATGAAGTAGGGGAGAACTGCATGTCTTTCCAACCTGAGAATCAGGACTCTCCACCACCACCTTCGCCTCCACCCCAGAGGAGCAACAACTGCACCATGAATGGAGAGGCTGTCCGAGAGGAATTGATGCTGAAACTGGAAAGTGGTCAAGGCGGCATGACCCCGAAAATAACTGAGGAGAACGAAGATCAGTTAAAGAGCCCCACCGGCTCTATGGAGGGGATCCCCACCAACCAGAACAGCGCCTGGAACAACGGCATGTTCATGACAATTGGCTGTGGAAACTCACCAGGTGCTGATGTCTCCAGGAGGAGCAGAAAGGGAGGTGTGAGCGACGGGGTGGAAGGGAGAAGCGGAACAGAAGAGGCGTGTAAGACCCAATGCATCTCTGAGCAGCAGCAACTCCTGTGGAATATTGGGTACATTGCTAACTACTACAGAGATACGAGAGCCACAGCGAAAAGGACTGGggagtggaagaaggtggcaaAAGTGTTAGACCGCTTCTTCATGTGGATCTTTTTCATCATGGTGTTTTCAATGAGCCTGCTCATCATGGGGAAAGCCGTCTAA
- the chrna10a gene encoding neuronal acetylcholine receptor subunit alpha-10a isoform X2: MSPCRSRSHRSLTCADSHFTGSMDTNVVIRHDGQIMWDSPAITKSSCKVDVSFFPFDAQQCRFTYGSWTYNGNQMDLQNAMEQADLADLVENVEWEVLGMPAKRNIVLYGCCADPYPDVTYTLQLKRKASFYVFNLLIPCVMISFLAPLGFYLPADSGEKVSLGVTVMLALTVFQLLVAEIMPPSENVPLIGKYYIATMTMITASTALTIFIMNIHHCGPDAKPVPKWAKIFILQYMARVCFVYEVGENCMSFQPENQDSPPPPSPPPQRSNNCTMNGEAVREELMLKLESGQGGMTPKITEENEDQLKSPTGSMEGIPTNQNSAWNNGMFMTIGCGNSPGADVSRRSRKGGVSDGVEGRSGTEEACKTQCISEQQQLLWNIGYIANYYRDTRATAKRTGEWKKVAKVLDRFFMWIFFIMVFSMSLLIMGKAV; encoded by the exons ATGTCACCTTGCAGATCACGCTCTCACAGATCATTGACATG TGCGGATAGCCATTTCACAGGCTCCATGGACACTAATGTAGTTATCCGCCATGACGGTCAGATCATGTGGGATTCCCCGGCCATCACCAAGAGCTCCTGTAAAGTCGACGTATCCTTCTTCCCCTTCGACGCCCAGCAGTGCAGGTTCACATATGGCTCATGGACATACAACGGTAACCAGATGGATCTCCAGAACGCCATGGAACAAGCTGATCTGGCAGACCTGGTGGAGAATGTGGAATGGGAG GTGCTGGGGATGCCTGCCAAGAGGAACATCGTTCTCTATGGCTGCTGCGCTGATCCTTACCCTGATGTGACCTACACCCTCCAACTTAAAAGGAAGGCTTCCTTCTATGTGTTCAATCTACTCATCCCTTGTGTGATGATCTCCTTCCTGGCCCCTCTGGGCTTCTACCTGCCGGCTGACTCTGGGGAAAAGGTGTCCCTGGGAGTCACTGTCATGCTGGCTCTGACCGTGTTTCAGCTTCTCGTCGCTGAAATCATGCCTCCGTCAGAGAACGTGCCACTTATTG GAAAGTACTACATAGCTACCATGACCATGATAACGGCCTCCACGGCACTGACCATCTTCATCATGAACATCCATCACTGTGGCCCAGACGCCAAGCCCGTTCCCAAATGGGCTAAGATCTTCATTCTCCAGTACATGGCTAGGGTGTGCTTTGTGTATGAAGTAGGGGAGAACTGCATGTCTTTCCAACCTGAGAATCAGGACTCTCCACCACCACCTTCGCCTCCACCCCAGAGGAGCAACAACTGCACCATGAATGGAGAGGCTGTCCGAGAGGAATTGATGCTGAAACTGGAAAGTGGTCAAGGCGGCATGACCCCGAAAATAACTGAGGAGAACGAAGATCAGTTAAAGAGCCCCACCGGCTCTATGGAGGGGATCCCCACCAACCAGAACAGCGCCTGGAACAACGGCATGTTCATGACAATTGGCTGTGGAAACTCACCAGGTGCTGATGTCTCCAGGAGGAGCAGAAAGGGAGGTGTGAGCGACGGGGTGGAAGGGAGAAGCGGAACAGAAGAGGCGTGTAAGACCCAATGCATCTCTGAGCAGCAGCAACTCCTGTGGAATATTGGGTACATTGCTAACTACTACAGAGATACGAGAGCCACAGCGAAAAGGACTGGggagtggaagaaggtggcaaAAGTGTTAGACCGCTTCTTCATGTGGATCTTTTTCATCATGGTGTTTTCAATGAGCCTGCTCATCATGGGGAAAGCCGTCTAA